TATCTGTATAGAATTGAGCAATTCCTTCAGCAATATTCTTGGCCCTGAGTTCAATAGACTGCTTCTGGGGATTATCCAGAACTCTCAAGTTTGCCTGCGTTGCTTCTTCTCCAACCTTAACCACTCCCTTGCTTATAACTATACCTGTGATTGTAAGAGGAAGTACTATCAGGATAAAGAAGCTTACAGCAACACTTGCAAAATTAAGTTTAGTGTTTTTTTCTTCCTGATCCATAACCATCTCCTCGCCCTGTTATTACCAATAAAAATTAAATATGCTTAGCTCACCGTGAAAAGATTTGTAATCAAATAGATGGTGAGTTTCTTCCTTGTTCCCAGATACGCATACGATAATTTTATTATGCGTAAATTGCAGCGGTTGTTGGATAAGTTAACCTAAAACCACTGCTTTGAAAGGGTTAGCATAAAGAATGATCAGAGTAATAACCAGAGCATAGATGGCTACAGATTCAACCATTGCAAGACCGATCATCATAGTCATCATAATTTTGCCCTGAGATTGAGGATTTCTTCCAACGGCTTCACTTGCTCCTGAAATCGCATGGCCCATACCAAGTCCTGTTCCGACTGTTCCAAGTCCCATACACAAACCTGCACCAAGGATTGATACAGCTATGAAGATTACCTTTGTCCAGTCAGTGTAACCAG
Above is a window of Desulfomonilia bacterium DNA encoding:
- the atpE gene encoding ATP synthase F0 subunit C, whose product is MASETVAVATGYTDWTKVIFIAVSILGAGLCMGLGTVGTGLGMGHAISGASEAVGRNPQSQGKIMMTMMIGLAMVESVAIYALVITLIILYANPFKAVVLG